One stretch of Cygnus atratus isolate AKBS03 ecotype Queensland, Australia chromosome 26, CAtr_DNAZoo_HiC_assembly, whole genome shotgun sequence DNA includes these proteins:
- the F2RL3 gene encoding proteinase-activated receptor 4, with product METSRNGRLSPRLVLCCAFWGLCLAFPEYDDYSQNATNEQVMTPEITPCPRAIPGEKITINNITYLLIHEATRSQLNSVVTVRLIPCLYTLVFLVGLPSNGLALWVLATRAEKLTSTVFLMNLAAADLLLILVLPFKIFYYFLGNNWPFGEGLCRVTTAFFYGNMYCSVLLLTCISVDRYLAVVHPFFSRSFRTPAFAACTCAAIWLCAAALTLPLTLQQQSYPLYRADTTLCHDVLPRHEDDGYYFYYFICLIACAFLAPLVVMLFSYCSVLRALLDNGKRYSYSMKLTALVLFTLVAFYTPSNVLLLVHYSSYHSKLYGNLYISYMVSLAISTFNSCADPFVYYYVSEDFRDKVRRRFFNHSKKTTTSLKTSKETLPQKSSKDLLV from the exons ATGGAGACCTCCAGGAACGGACGGCTGTCACCCCGGCTCGTGCTCTGCTGTGCCTTCTGGGGACTCTGCCTGGCCTTTCCAGAATACGATG ATTACTCTCAGAACGCCACCAACGAGCAGGTAATGACACCAGAGATCACACCGTGTCCCCGAGCCATCCCAGGGGAAAAGATAACGATAAACAACATCACGTACCTGTTGATACACGAAGCCACCCGCTCTCAGCTGAATAGCGTGGTCACCGTGCGGCTCATCCCCTGCCTCTACACCCTCGTCTTCCTTGTGGGGCTGCCTTCAAACGGGCTGGCCCTGTGGGTCCTGGCTACCAGGGCTGAGAAGCTGACCTCCACTGTCTTCCTGATGAACTTGGCTGCAGCAGACCTGCTGCTCATCTTGGTGCTGCCCTTCAAGATTTTCTACTATTTCCTGGGGAACAACTGGCCCTTTGGGGAAGGCCTGTGCCGGGTCACCACGGCTTTCTTCTATGGGAACATGTactgctcagtgctgctgctcacgTGCATCAGTGTCGACCGGTATCTGGCTGTGGTGCATCCTTTCTTCTCCCGTTCTTTCCGCACCCCTGCCTTTGCTGCCTGTACCTGCGCTGCCAtctggctctgtgctgctgccctcacCCTGCCCCTGACTCTGCAGCAGCAGTCGTATCCCCTGTACAGAGCAGACACCACCCTGTGCCACGACGTTCTCCCCAGGCACGAGGATGACGGGTATTATTTCTACTATTTCATCTGCCTCATTGCCTGCGCTTTCCTTGCTCCTCTGGTGGTGATGCTGTTCAGCTACTGCTCAGTATTGCGAGCCCTCCTGGACAACGGCAAGCGGTACTCCTACTCCATGAAGCTCACAGCTCTCGTGCTGTTCACACTCGTGGCCTTCTACACACCCAGCAACGTTCTCCTCCTCGTTCATTACTCCAGCTATCACTCCAAGCTGTACGGTAACCTGTATATCAGCTACATGGTGAGCCTGGCCATCAGCACCTTTAACAGCTGTGCTGACCCCTTCGTCTACTACTATGTTTCTGAAGATTTCCGGGATAAGGTGAGGAGGAGATTCTTCAATCACagcaaaaaaaccaccacatccTTAAAAACCTCCAAAGAAACTCTCCCTCAGAAAAGTTCCAAGGATTTGCTGGTATGa